The Microterricola viridarii nucleotide sequence GGTCGACGTTCTCTGCGCTCCGCCGGGAGCTCGAGGCGGATGCCGGCTGCGAGATCGTTCTGGGTGCGCAGGTCTGGGCGCTCGAGACCGCCAACGGAGCCGCGGCACCCACCGTCCACGCTCTGATCGGCCCGGTCGACGGCATCCGCCGCTCTGGCCGCAGCTTCACCGCCGACGCACTCGTGCTCGCCACGGGCGCACACGACCGCACCCTGCCGTTCCCCGGCTGGGACCTGCCCGGCGTCTTCACCGCCGGCGCCGCCCAGGCCTTCGCCAAGGGCGAGCGGGTGGCTGTCGGGAGCCGCGTCGTCGTCGCCGGAGCCGGGCCGTTCCTGCTGCCCGTGGCCGCGTCGCTCACGCAGAGCGGAGCCCGCGTGCTCGGCGTCTACGAGGCCAACGGCATCGGCCGGCTGCTGCGCGGCTGGCTGCCCCGGCCCTGGCGCCTGCTCGGCGCGTCGAAGAAGGCCGGCGAGGCGCTGGGCTACCTGCGCAACCACCTCGGCAACCGGATCCCGTATCGCACGGGCCAGGCCGTCATCGCGGCGCACGGCACCGACCGGGTCGAGGCGGTCACCGTCGCCAAGCTCGACGCCGAGTGGCGCCCGATCCCGTCGACGGCCAGGCGCGTGAGCGCCGACGCCGTCTGCGTCAGCCACGGCTTCACCCCGCGCCTCGAGCTGCCGATCGCGGCCGGCTGCGCCCTCGACGCCGACCGCTTCGTCACCGTCGACGGCCGCCAGGCCACGACGACCGCGAGCGTCTACGCCGCCGGCGAGATCACCGGCATCGGCGGCGTCGACGCCGCCCTCGCCGAGGGCCAGATCGCCGGGCACTGCGCGGCGGGAGGGCACGAGGGCGACCCGGCCATGAAGGCGGCGGTCGCGGCGCGAGCCACCTTCACCGACTTCGCCTCCCGGATCGAGGCCGCCCACGGCATCCGCCCCGGCTGGACCGCCTGGCTGCACGAGGACACCCTCGTCTGCCGCTGCGAGGAGGTCAGCTACGGCCGGCTCTGCAGCGCGGCCAGCGCCACCGACTCGGCCAGCCTGCGCTCGCAGAAGCTGAGCAGCCGGGCCGGGCTCGGCATCTGCCAGGGCCGGGTGTGCGGCCGCACCGTCGAGCAGATCCTCGCCGCCGAGCGGCCGGGCGGCATGCGCGACGGGGCGAGCACCGACCGCCGCCCCATCGTCGCCCCCGTGCGCATCGGCGAGCTCGCCGCGGCGGCGGCGGACCAGACCTCTTCACCCACGCTCATCACCACAGAACGTCCGTAGAAAGGACAACCATGACCGACACAACAATCGATCTGGGCGGCGTCGTCGTCGCCACGACCCTCGCGTTCAAGGAAGACGCCTCTGCCCCCGCCGGCCTCGCCGTCGACTGGGAGAAGTTCGCGGAGCACTGCAACTTCCTGATGGAGAACGGATGCCGCGGCGTCGGCCCGAACGGCTCGCTCGGCGAGTACGAGGCCCTCACCGACGAGGAGCGCCGCAAGGTCATCCAGGTCGCCGTCGAGGCCGTCGCCGGCCGCGGCGTCGTGGTCGCCGGCGTGCACGGCGTCGGCTGGCACCAGGCCGTCAAGTGGGCCCAGTACGCCAAGGAGGACGGCGCGGACGGCGTGCTGCTGCTGCCGCCGACCATGTACAAGTCCAACGACGACGAGATCTTCCTGCACTACCAGAAGGTGGCGGAGGTCGGCCTGCCGATCATGATCTACAACAACCCCTTCTCGATGAAGGTCGACATGTCGCCGCAGCTCATCGCGCGCCTCGCCACCATCCCCGGCGTCGTCGCCGTGAAGGAGTTCTCCACCGACATCCGCCGCGTGCTCGAGATCAAGGAACTCTGCGACCTCGACGTCATCTGCGGCGCGGACGACCTGCTCTTCGAGTCGCTCGTCGCCGGCGCGGACGGCTGGTTCGCCGGCTACCCGAACGCCTTCCCGAAGGAGGCCGTCGAGATCTACGACCAGGTCAAGGCCGGCAACATCGCCGAGGCGCTCGAGCTGTACCGCCACCTGATCACGGTGTTCCGCTGGGACACCAAGATCGAGTTCGTCCAGGCCATCAAGCTCTCGATCGACATCGCCGGGCAGAGCTACGGCGGCGTCACCCGCCCGCCGCGCGGCCCGCTGAGCGCCGAGCAGGAGGCACAGGTGCGTGCCGACACCCAGAAGGCACTGGACTACATCGCCAGCCGCTAACACCAGCAGCACGGATGCCGGCCGGGCACGCGCCCGGCCGGCATCCGCCCCGTGACGTCACACCGCAACAGAACCACCCCCTGGAGGACACATGCGTTCCACTCGACTGATCAGCGCCGTCGACTCGCACACGGAGGGCATGCCCACCCGGGTGGTCACCGGCGGCGTCGGCGTCATCCCCGGCGCGACCATGAACGAGAAGCGCCTCTACTTCATGGAACACCTCGACCACATCCGGCAGTTCCTGATGAACGAGCCCCGCGGCCACGCCGCCATGAGCGGGGCCATCCTGCAGCCCGCGACGCGCGAGGACTGCGACTGGGGCGTCGTCTACATCGAGGTCTCCGGCTGCCTGCCGATGTGCGGCCACGGCACGATCGGCGTCGCCACCGTGCTCGTGGAGACCGGCATGGTCGCGGTGCAGGAGCCGGTCACGACGATCCGCCTCGACACCCCGGCCGGCCTGGTGATCGCCCGCGTCGCCGTCAGCGACGGGCACGCCGACTCGGTCACGATCGAGAACGTGCCGAGCTACGTCGACCGGCTCGACGCCACGATCGAGGTGCCGGGCCTCGGCACCGTGCCGTACTCGCTCGCCTTCGGCGGCAACTTCTACGCCATGGTCAACCTCGCCGACGTCGGCCTCCCCTTCGACCGGAGCAGGCACCAGGAGGTCACCGCAGCCGGCCTCGCCATCATGGAGGCCATCAACGCGGGGGACCCGCCCCGGCACCCGTCCATCGACGGCGTCGACCACTGCCACCACGTCGAGTTCATCGCCCCCGGCTCTGACGCGACGCTCTCGCGGCACGCCATGTCGATCTACCCCGGCTGGTTCGACCGCTCCCCGTGTGGAACGGGCACCTCGGCCAGGATGGCCGAGCTCTGGGCGCGCGGCGAGCTGCCGCTCGGCCAGGACTTCACGAACGAGTCCTTCATCGGCAGCCGCTTCGTCGGCCGGCTCATCGCCGAGACGGAGGTCGACGGCCGCCCGGCCGTCATCCCGACGATCACCGGCCGCGCCTGGGTGACCGGCATCGGCCAGTACATGCTCGACCCGAGCGACCCCTTCCCCACCGGCTTCCAGTTCTAGGAGAATCCCATGACCAGCACACTCTCTGAGGCGCGTCGCGCCGAACTGGACTCCGTCGCCGCCCGCGCGGACGCGGCGGCCGCGCCCTATGCCGCCACCGCGCCGGGCGAGCGGGCCGCCGCGCTCGTGGCCGTGGCCGACACCCTCGCCGCGCACGCCGCCGAGCTCGTCGCGCTCGGCATGGCGGAGACGGGCCTCACCGAGGCGCGCCTGAACGGCGAGCTCACCCGCACCGCGGTGCAGTTGCGCCTCTTCGCCGACGTCGTCAGGGACGGCGGCTACCTCGACGCCCGCATCGACGCGGCAGACGGCGATTTCGTGCTCGGCGCGCGCCCCGATGTGCGCCGGGTGCTCACCGCGCTCGGACCCGTCGTCAACTTCGCCGCGAGCAACTTCCCCTTCGCGTTCTCCGTGGCCGGCGGCGACACCGCCGCGGCGCTGGCTGCCGGCTGCCCGGTGATCCTCAAGGGCCACTCCGGCCACCCGCGCCTCGGCGCGCGCACGGCCGAACTCGTCGCGGCAGCCCTCGACGGCGCCGGGATGCCGGACGGCACCTTCCAGTTCATCCTCGGCCAGCAGGAGGGCGTCGCGATCCTGCAGGACCCGCGCGTGCGCGCCGGGTCGTTCACCGGCTCGATCCCGGCCGGCCGCCTGCTCGCCGACATCGCCGCCGCCCGCCCGGCCCCCATCCCGTTCTTCGGCGAGCTCGGCAGCGTGAACCCCGTGTTCGTCACGCCGGCCGCCATCGCCGAGCGGGGCGCGGCCATCGCCGCCGGCTACGTCGCGAGCGTCGCCGGCTCGGCCGGGCAGCTCTGCACCAAGCCCGGCTTCGTCTTCGTGCCGGCCGGGCACGGCCTGGCGGCCGCCATCTCGGATGCCGCGGAATCCGTCGCCCCGCACCGCCTGCTGAACCCGCGCATCGCGGCCGGCTTCGGCGCACGCCGCGCCGAGATCTTCCAGACGCCGGGCGTCAGCGTGCTGGCAGAGGGCGAGCTGAACGAGGACCAGGACGGGCAGGGCTGGGCCACCGTCACGATCGTCTCCGTCTCGGCGGAGACGCTGCGCGCGCAGCGCGAGCGGCTGCTCGAGGAGGCCTTCGGCCCGCTGTCGATCCTCGTCGAGTACCCGGCGGACGCGGACCTCGCCGGCCTCGTCGCCGAGCTGTTCGAGGGCAACCTCACCGCCACGGTGCACATCGGGGCGGGGGAGGACTCGGCCGAGCTGCGCGAGCTGGTGCGCGTGCTGAGCGGCCACGCCGGCCGCGTGCTGTTCGACGGCTGGCCGACCGGCGTCGCCGTCACCCCCGCGATGCAGCACGGCGGCCCGTGGCCGGCCACCACGAACGACTCGAGCACCTCGGTGGGCACCGCGGCCATCTCGCGCTTCCTGCGCGGCGTCGCCTACCAGAGCACCCCGCAGGCGCTGCTGCCGGCGCCGCTGCAGGACGCGAACCCCTGGAACGTGCCGCAGTCCTTCGCGCCCGCCGGGCAGTCGCGCAGCTGGGGCTCCGCCTCGTAGCAGCACGCCCAGGCTGGCTAGGTCACGATTCCGCACTGACGCTAGCCAGCCTCGGCTCAAATATGTAACATGTCACCTACTACAGGTGCCAACCGGGTGCCCATATTCAACGATGAACATGGTGAAAGATGACGAAGCTTTTCAAGAGTGCAATTGCCATCGTCGGCACAGTCGCGATTCTCTCCACCGCGGCCTGTTCGACACCTGGAGACGGCGGCACAGACAGCCAGGGCGCGACCGGCGGGACCCTCAAGGTCCTCGCCAACGGCGACGTCGACCACCTCGACCCGCAGCTCACGGCCTACGTTCCCGTGGCCGGCGTCATGCACGCGATCTCGCGCTCGTTGATCGGATACCCGACGGTCGAGGACCCGGACGCCCGCATCGTGCCGGAGGGCGACCTCGCCGCCGCGCTCCCGGAGGCCAGTGCAGACGGCCTGACCTACACCTTCACCCTCCGCGACGGCGTGAGCTGGGGCGCCCCCGACGGCGCCCGCCCCCTCGTCGCCAACGACTTCGAGCGCGGCATCAAGCGCCTGTGCAACCCGCTGATGTCCGGCGCCATGCTCGGCTACTTCCAGTTCCTGATCGAGGGCATGGACACCTTCTGCACCGGCTTCGCCGATGTCGCGCCGGATGCCGCCTCGATGAAGGACTACATCGAGAACAGCGACATCACCGGAATCGAGTCGCCGGACGAGAAGACGATCGTCGTCACGCTCACCGAGCCGGCGAGCGACTTCATCTACATGGTCTCGCTCGACGCCGCGGCCCCCGCGCCGATCGAGGCGCTGGACTACCTGCCCGACTCGCCGGAGTACCGCGCCAACTTCGTCGCGAGCGGCCCGTACACGGTCGAGAGCCACAGCCCGGACGCGCTCCTCGTGCTCAAGCGCAACGACGCGTGGAGCGCCGACTCCGACACGCTCCGCAAGGCATACGTCGACCGCATCGAGATGACGATGGGCGTCGAGGGCGACTCCGCGATGCAGCAGCTGCAGGCCGGCTCCGCCGACCTGCTCTTCGACATCCAGCCGAGCCCGGCCAACATCCAACAGCTCAAGGCCGTGAACGACACGAAGCTGAGCACGATGCCGAACGGCGGCGTCGACCAGTTCATGTGGATCAACACCAAGACCTCCAACAACGGCGGGGCGCTCCAGGACATCCGCGTGCGCCAGGCACTGCAGTACGCGGTCGACAAGGCAGCCGTCATCCAGACCATGGGCGGCGAGGAGCTGGCCGCGGTCAACAACGGCATCTTCGGGCCTGGCATCGTCGGCTACCTGCCGTACGAGCCGTACCCCACCGCCGGGTCCAAGGGTGACCCCGAGAAGGCGAAGGCCCTCCTCGCCGAGGCCGGCTACCCGAACGGCCTCACGCTCAAGTTCCCGTACCGCAACCTCGGCCTGCAGCCCGACATCGCCCAGACCGTGCAGTCCAGCCTCGAGAAGGCCGGCTTCACGATCGAGCTCACCCCGGTGCCGCCGACCGACTACTACGCCAACCTCATGACGAACCACGACAACGCCGTCAACGGCGTGTGGGACATCGCGCTGGTCGGTTGGTCGCCGGACTGGCAGGGCGGCGCGGCCCGCTCGGTCTTCCAGCCGCAGTTCACCTTCAACGGCACCCCGCAGGCGTACAACTACCTCGACTACAACAACGACGAGGCGAACGAGTACGCCAAGCAGGCCCTGCTGGCGGCGAGCCCCGACGAGGCTGCCGCGCTCTGGCACAAGGTCGACGAGAGCGTCCTCGCCGACGCCGTGATCCTGCCGATCGCGTCGCGCCTCAAGGCGAACTACCACAGCGACCGGGTCGTCGGCTTCACGCCGTACGCGCTTAGCCAGAACGGTGACTGGACGAACGTGCAGCTCAAGAAGTAGCCCGGTCAAACCGGATCGTCTGAGTACACCTGGTGCCGGGCGGGAGACCCCCGCCCGGCACCGCACTATCAGCAAAGAGGCCGCTAGCGATGCCGATTCTTGAAGTACAGAACCTGACCGTTCGGATCCCAACGGAAGACGGCACGGTGCACGCCGTCCAAGACGTGTCGTTCAGCGTCGAGCCCGGCGAGTTCTTCGGGATCGTCGGCGAATCCGGCTCGGGCAAGAGCGTCATGGTGCAGTCGGTCATGGGCCTCGTCCCGGCCGCCGAGACGTCCGGACGGGTCTTGTTCGACGGCGTCGACCTGCTCGCGCTCGACGACAAGGGCCTGCGCAGCATCCGCGGCCGCGCGATCAGCATGGTGTTCCAAGACCCGCTGAGCAGCCTGCACCCGCAGTACACGATCGGCTGGCAGATCGTCGAGCAGATCCAGGCGCACGAGAAGGTGAGCCACGCGGAGGCCAAGGCCCGCGCGATCGAGATGCTCAAGAAGGTCAAGAT carries:
- a CDS encoding dihydrodipicolinate synthase family protein, with the protein product MTDTTIDLGGVVVATTLAFKEDASAPAGLAVDWEKFAEHCNFLMENGCRGVGPNGSLGEYEALTDEERRKVIQVAVEAVAGRGVVVAGVHGVGWHQAVKWAQYAKEDGADGVLLLPPTMYKSNDDEIFLHYQKVAEVGLPIMIYNNPFSMKVDMSPQLIARLATIPGVVAVKEFSTDIRRVLEIKELCDLDVICGADDLLFESLVAGADGWFAGYPNAFPKEAVEIYDQVKAGNIAEALELYRHLITVFRWDTKIEFVQAIKLSIDIAGQSYGGVTRPPRGPLSAEQEAQVRADTQKALDYIASR
- a CDS encoding proline racemase family protein — protein: MRSTRLISAVDSHTEGMPTRVVTGGVGVIPGATMNEKRLYFMEHLDHIRQFLMNEPRGHAAMSGAILQPATREDCDWGVVYIEVSGCLPMCGHGTIGVATVLVETGMVAVQEPVTTIRLDTPAGLVIARVAVSDGHADSVTIENVPSYVDRLDATIEVPGLGTVPYSLAFGGNFYAMVNLADVGLPFDRSRHQEVTAAGLAIMEAINAGDPPRHPSIDGVDHCHHVEFIAPGSDATLSRHAMSIYPGWFDRSPCGTGTSARMAELWARGELPLGQDFTNESFIGSRFVGRLIAETEVDGRPAVIPTITGRAWVTGIGQYMLDPSDPFPTGFQF
- a CDS encoding NAD(P)/FAD-dependent oxidoreductase — encoded protein: MSHRSVLVIGAGPAGLAAARAARAAGASVTLLDSSDYLGGQYWRHLPAARPAGNEKVLHHGWSTFSALRRELEADAGCEIVLGAQVWALETANGAAAPTVHALIGPVDGIRRSGRSFTADALVLATGAHDRTLPFPGWDLPGVFTAGAAQAFAKGERVAVGSRVVVAGAGPFLLPVAASLTQSGARVLGVYEANGIGRLLRGWLPRPWRLLGASKKAGEALGYLRNHLGNRIPYRTGQAVIAAHGTDRVEAVTVAKLDAEWRPIPSTARRVSADAVCVSHGFTPRLELPIAAGCALDADRFVTVDGRQATTTASVYAAGEITGIGGVDAALAEGQIAGHCAAGGHEGDPAMKAAVAARATFTDFASRIEAAHGIRPGWTAWLHEDTLVCRCEEVSYGRLCSAASATDSASLRSQKLSSRAGLGICQGRVCGRTVEQILAAERPGGMRDGASTDRRPIVAPVRIGELAAAAADQTSSPTLITTERP
- a CDS encoding ABC transporter substrate-binding protein is translated as MTKLFKSAIAIVGTVAILSTAACSTPGDGGTDSQGATGGTLKVLANGDVDHLDPQLTAYVPVAGVMHAISRSLIGYPTVEDPDARIVPEGDLAAALPEASADGLTYTFTLRDGVSWGAPDGARPLVANDFERGIKRLCNPLMSGAMLGYFQFLIEGMDTFCTGFADVAPDAASMKDYIENSDITGIESPDEKTIVVTLTEPASDFIYMVSLDAAAPAPIEALDYLPDSPEYRANFVASGPYTVESHSPDALLVLKRNDAWSADSDTLRKAYVDRIEMTMGVEGDSAMQQLQAGSADLLFDIQPSPANIQQLKAVNDTKLSTMPNGGVDQFMWINTKTSNNGGALQDIRVRQALQYAVDKAAVIQTMGGEELAAVNNGIFGPGIVGYLPYEPYPTAGSKGDPEKAKALLAEAGYPNGLTLKFPYRNLGLQPDIAQTVQSSLEKAGFTIELTPVPPTDYYANLMTNHDNAVNGVWDIALVGWSPDWQGGAARSVFQPQFTFNGTPQAYNYLDYNNDEANEYAKQALLAASPDEAAALWHKVDESVLADAVILPIASRLKANYHSDRVVGFTPYALSQNGDWTNVQLKK
- a CDS encoding aldehyde dehydrogenase (NADP(+)); protein product: MTSTLSEARRAELDSVAARADAAAAPYAATAPGERAAALVAVADTLAAHAAELVALGMAETGLTEARLNGELTRTAVQLRLFADVVRDGGYLDARIDAADGDFVLGARPDVRRVLTALGPVVNFAASNFPFAFSVAGGDTAAALAAGCPVILKGHSGHPRLGARTAELVAAALDGAGMPDGTFQFILGQQEGVAILQDPRVRAGSFTGSIPAGRLLADIAAARPAPIPFFGELGSVNPVFVTPAAIAERGAAIAAGYVASVAGSAGQLCTKPGFVFVPAGHGLAAAISDAAESVAPHRLLNPRIAAGFGARRAEIFQTPGVSVLAEGELNEDQDGQGWATVTIVSVSAETLRAQRERLLEEAFGPLSILVEYPADADLAGLVAELFEGNLTATVHIGAGEDSAELRELVRVLSGHAGRVLFDGWPTGVAVTPAMQHGGPWPATTNDSSTSVGTAAISRFLRGVAYQSTPQALLPAPLQDANPWNVPQSFAPAGQSRSWGSAS